One part of the Coffea eugenioides isolate CCC68of chromosome 10, Ceug_1.0, whole genome shotgun sequence genome encodes these proteins:
- the LOC113749120 gene encoding probable serine/threonine protein kinase IRE4 isoform X2 produces the protein MAAEPSRNSLTETGIPTGLNRIKTRRVASSKDKERRSSTTEDSEKLNADSPGSLRPYVKQKFGALVKGRVRINSPREGLKTKRRARWFTSHLSKDSDQVADDVPQQLEVRTMMKHTTAKQSALEVTSNHKMHKGLKSFSHELGPKGGIPSVQPRARSFNDMKELLRSLHSRFDAAKEVVNTELDCFSKELMEILQDDSLSQEGHRMAEQLLILAQECTEMAASKFRTKCEEIVQDLTAKRQQCQAGLLKWLLTRMLFILTRCTRLLHFEKDAEPVDGKSLHKFQECLKSIPSIEVNWFVNQEMAGSESDYAINLKNDSKRNLQKRNHAYTLFRPSQHRFEAAVQQVDAMFPKDFTSIGQNLPSETSRVLPNVQEVDELGGRFSEKSTNRASINVSKEQENYMEDSNLVICRICEELVPITHLESHSYICAYADKCYLNSLDVNERLIRLAELLEQLVESRNLSIQATDESPEYSRMQLADSAVASEVYSPKVNEFRNRGMDGMFEDIHEMDTACIEDSQIASFINSKGYWGSKLNLYGPPSSTGSMTSASSTNTPRAGSFDLFWLDHNNPSELEDVKQMADLADIARCVAGTDLSDEGSNEFLLACMEDLQDVLQQSKLRALVVDTFGGRIENLLREKFLLACNLVDPKSDIQRPESAKMLLDNGSQSSTISTPSHPLHKERTSIDDFEIIKPISRGAFGKVYLARKRTTGDLFAIKVLKKMDMLRKNDIDRILAERNILITVRNPFVVRFFYSFTSTDHLYLVMEYLNGGDLYSLLQKVGCLEEDVARIYISELVLALEYLHSLGIVHRDLKPDNILIAHDGHIKLTDFGLSKIGLMNSTSDLSRCETKENNVSGDHGQNNPDTVDRCQRSAVGTPDYLAPEILLGTQHGYAADWWSVGIILFELITGFPPFTAELPEIIFDNILNRSIPWPSVPIEMSHEAQDLIDRFLDHDPDLRLGAKGASEVKAHPFFRGVDWDNLALQKAAFVPQPESMDDTSYFVSRYNSIGLQDDGDCSDTASDVSDLCSNSGLEKMDECGDLAEFDSSPLDLSSINFSFKNLSQLASINHDVLLQGGKDSSKCSSPSRNPEK, from the exons ATGGCGGCAGAGCCGAGCCGGAACTCGTTGACGGAAACCGGAATTCCCACCGGCTTGAACCGGATTAAGACTCGGCGAGTGGCATCGTCGAAGGACAAGGAGAGGAGAAGCTCGACAACTGAAGATTCTGAGAAATTGAACGCTGACTCTCCTGGCTCCTTGCGGCCTTATGTCAAGCAGAAGTTCGGAGCTCTGGTTAAAGGACGTGTGAGAATCAACAGTCCTCGAGAAG GACTGAAAACCAAGAGAAGAGCTAGGTGGTTTACTTCACATCTCTCTAAGGATTCTGATCAAGTGGCAGATGATGTGCCCCAACAGCTGGAG GTACGCACAATGATGAAGCATACAACTGCAAAACAATCTGCATTAGAAGTCACAAGCAACCATAAAATGCACAAAGGTCTGAAAAGTTTTTCACACGAATTAGGTCCAAAAGGTGGCATCCCATCTGTGCAGCCTCGTGCTCGAAGTTTCAATGATATGAAG GAGCTGCTCAGATCATTGCATTCAAGGTTCGATGCTGCCAAAGAAGTGGTCAACACAGAGCTTGACTGTTTCTCAAAGGAGTTAATGGAGATACTGCAGGATGATTCCTTGTCGCAGGAAGGTCATAGAATGGCAGAGCAACTTCTCATTCTTGCCCAAGAATGCACTGAAATGGCCGCCTCCAAGTTTCGAACCAAATGTGAAGAGATTGTCCAAGATTTGACTGCAAAGAGGCAGCAATGTCAAGCAGGATTGTTGAAATGGTTGTTGACACGCATGCTTTTCATATTGACAAGGTGCACAAGATTGTTGCATTTTGAGAAGGATGCTGAGCCAGTTGATGGAAAATCTCTCCACAAGTTCCAAGAATGTTTGAAAAGCATTCCTTCTATTGAAGTAAATTGGTTTGTCAATCAAGAGATGGCTGGTTCTGAGTCAGATTATGCTATAAACCTTAAGAATGATTCTAAAAGAAACCTTCAGAAGAGAAATCATGCGTATACTCTCTTTCGACCTTCCCAGCACAGGTTTGAAGCAGCTGTTCAACAGGTTGATGCAATGTTTCCAAAAGATTTCACGAGCATTGGACAAAATTTACCTTCTGAGACCTCCCGTGTCCTTCCCAATGTCCAAGAAGTGGATGAATTGGGTGGCAGATTTAGTGAAAAATCAACTAACAGAGCTAGCATTAACGTGTCTAAGGAGCAGGAAAATTATATGGAGGATTCTAATCTAGTAATATGCAGGATATGTGAGGAACTCGTTCCTATTACTCATCTGGAGTCTCATTCATATATATGTGCCTATGCAGACAAATGTTATCTGAATTCTTTAGATGTAAATGAGCGTCTTATAAGACTTGCAGAGCTACTGGAACAGCTAGTAGAGTCTCGTAATCTCAGCATTCAAGCTACAGATGAGAGCCCTGAATATTCAAGGATGCAATTAGCAGATTCTGCAGTAGCATCTGAAGTTTATTCGCCTAAGGTAAATGAATTCCGGAATAGGGGGATGGATGGGATGTTTGAGGATATTCATGAGATGGACACTGCCTGTATAGAAGATTCCCAAATCGCAAGTTTTATTAACTCCAAAGGCTACTGGGGCAGCAAGCTCAATCTTTATGGTCCACCTTCTTCAACTGGGAGCATGACATCAGCCTCATCAACAAATACTCCTAGGGCTGGAAGTTTTGACCTATTCTGGCTAGATCACAATAATCCATCTGAGTTGGAGGATGTAAAACAG ATGGCTGACCTTGCGGACATTGCTCGCTGTGTGGCAGGCACTGATCTTTCAGATGAAGGATCCAATGAATTTCTACTTGCTTGCATGGAAGATTTGCAGGATGTACTGCAACAGAGCAAGCTCAGAGCTCTTGTTGTAGATACGTTCGGTGGTCGAATAGAAAATCTTCTGCG AGAGAAATTTTTACTTGCTTGCAATCTGGTGGACCCAAAAAGTGATATTCAGCGTCCAGAAAGTGCCAAAATGCTGCTGGATAATGGATCTCAGAGTAGTACAATCTCTACACCTTCACATCCCTTGCATAAAGAACGAACaagtattgatgattttgaaatTATCAAGCCCATCAGTAGGGGAGCCTTTGGTAAAGTCTATCTGGCTCGAAAGCGAACAACTGGGGATTTGTTTGCAATTAAG GTGCTCAAGAAAATGGACATGTTGCGGAAGAATGATATTGACCGTATTTTGGCAGAGCGAAACATCTTGATAACTGTACGGAATCCTTTTGTG GTTCGGTTCTTCTATTCATTTACCAGTACGGACCATCTTTACTTGGTAATGGAATACCTAAATGGTGGAGATTTGTACTCTTTGCTTCAGAAAGTTGGTTGCCTTGAAGAAGATGTGGCTCGTATATATATTTCAGAATTG GTCCTTGCATTGGAATACCTTCATTCTCTGGGAATTGTGCATCGTGATCTGAAACCAGACAACATATTAATTGCACATGATGGGCATATCAAG CTTACAGATTTTGGGCTGTCAAAGATTGGTCTTATGAACAGTACAAGTGATTTATCAAGATGTGAGACAAAGGAAAATAATGTTTCGGGTGATCATGGTCAGAACAATCCAGATACTGTTGATAGATGTCAGCGATCAGCTGTTGGCACTCCAGACTACTTGGCACCTGAAATTCTTCTTGGAACACAACATG GTTATGCGGCAGACTGGTGGTCTGTTGGAATTATACTATTTGAACTCATTACAGGATTTCCACCGTTCACTGCTGAACTTCCAGAG ATAATCTTTGACAATATACTAAACAGGAGTATTCCTTGGCCTTCTGTTCCTATTGAGATGTCCCACGAAGCCCAAGACTTGATTGACAG GTTTCTTGACCATGACCCAGATCTGCGGCTTGGAGCAAAGGGAGCATCAGAG GTCAAAGCACATCCCTTTTTCAGGGGAGTTGACTGGGACAATCTAGCTTTACAAAAG GCTGCCTTTGTACCACAACCTGAAAGTATGGATGACACAAGCTATTTTGTCTCCCGGTATAATTCGATTGGACTACAGGATGATGGGGATTGTAGTGATACTGCTTCTGATGTTTCTGATTTGTGCTCAAATTCTGGGCTTGAG AAGATGGACGAATGTGGTGATCTTGCTGAGTTCGATTCTTCTCCTCTTGATCTTTCTTCGATTAATTTTTCCTTCAAG
- the LOC113749120 gene encoding probable serine/threonine protein kinase IRE4 isoform X1, whose protein sequence is MAAEPSRNSLTETGIPTGLNRIKTRRVASSKDKERRSSTTEDSEKLNADSPGSLRPYVKQKFGALVKGRVRINSPREGLKTKRRARWFTSHLSKDSDQVADDVPQQLECNDSQTGQVRTMMKHTTAKQSALEVTSNHKMHKGLKSFSHELGPKGGIPSVQPRARSFNDMKELLRSLHSRFDAAKEVVNTELDCFSKELMEILQDDSLSQEGHRMAEQLLILAQECTEMAASKFRTKCEEIVQDLTAKRQQCQAGLLKWLLTRMLFILTRCTRLLHFEKDAEPVDGKSLHKFQECLKSIPSIEVNWFVNQEMAGSESDYAINLKNDSKRNLQKRNHAYTLFRPSQHRFEAAVQQVDAMFPKDFTSIGQNLPSETSRVLPNVQEVDELGGRFSEKSTNRASINVSKEQENYMEDSNLVICRICEELVPITHLESHSYICAYADKCYLNSLDVNERLIRLAELLEQLVESRNLSIQATDESPEYSRMQLADSAVASEVYSPKVNEFRNRGMDGMFEDIHEMDTACIEDSQIASFINSKGYWGSKLNLYGPPSSTGSMTSASSTNTPRAGSFDLFWLDHNNPSELEDVKQMADLADIARCVAGTDLSDEGSNEFLLACMEDLQDVLQQSKLRALVVDTFGGRIENLLREKFLLACNLVDPKSDIQRPESAKMLLDNGSQSSTISTPSHPLHKERTSIDDFEIIKPISRGAFGKVYLARKRTTGDLFAIKVLKKMDMLRKNDIDRILAERNILITVRNPFVVRFFYSFTSTDHLYLVMEYLNGGDLYSLLQKVGCLEEDVARIYISELVLALEYLHSLGIVHRDLKPDNILIAHDGHIKLTDFGLSKIGLMNSTSDLSRCETKENNVSGDHGQNNPDTVDRCQRSAVGTPDYLAPEILLGTQHGYAADWWSVGIILFELITGFPPFTAELPEIIFDNILNRSIPWPSVPIEMSHEAQDLIDRFLDHDPDLRLGAKGASEVKAHPFFRGVDWDNLALQKAAFVPQPESMDDTSYFVSRYNSIGLQDDGDCSDTASDVSDLCSNSGLEKMDECGDLAEFDSSPLDLSSINFSFKNLSQLASINHDVLLQGGKDSSKCSSPSRNPEK, encoded by the exons ATGGCGGCAGAGCCGAGCCGGAACTCGTTGACGGAAACCGGAATTCCCACCGGCTTGAACCGGATTAAGACTCGGCGAGTGGCATCGTCGAAGGACAAGGAGAGGAGAAGCTCGACAACTGAAGATTCTGAGAAATTGAACGCTGACTCTCCTGGCTCCTTGCGGCCTTATGTCAAGCAGAAGTTCGGAGCTCTGGTTAAAGGACGTGTGAGAATCAACAGTCCTCGAGAAG GACTGAAAACCAAGAGAAGAGCTAGGTGGTTTACTTCACATCTCTCTAAGGATTCTGATCAAGTGGCAGATGATGTGCCCCAACAGCTGGAG TGTAATGATTCTCAAACTGGACAGGTACGCACAATGATGAAGCATACAACTGCAAAACAATCTGCATTAGAAGTCACAAGCAACCATAAAATGCACAAAGGTCTGAAAAGTTTTTCACACGAATTAGGTCCAAAAGGTGGCATCCCATCTGTGCAGCCTCGTGCTCGAAGTTTCAATGATATGAAG GAGCTGCTCAGATCATTGCATTCAAGGTTCGATGCTGCCAAAGAAGTGGTCAACACAGAGCTTGACTGTTTCTCAAAGGAGTTAATGGAGATACTGCAGGATGATTCCTTGTCGCAGGAAGGTCATAGAATGGCAGAGCAACTTCTCATTCTTGCCCAAGAATGCACTGAAATGGCCGCCTCCAAGTTTCGAACCAAATGTGAAGAGATTGTCCAAGATTTGACTGCAAAGAGGCAGCAATGTCAAGCAGGATTGTTGAAATGGTTGTTGACACGCATGCTTTTCATATTGACAAGGTGCACAAGATTGTTGCATTTTGAGAAGGATGCTGAGCCAGTTGATGGAAAATCTCTCCACAAGTTCCAAGAATGTTTGAAAAGCATTCCTTCTATTGAAGTAAATTGGTTTGTCAATCAAGAGATGGCTGGTTCTGAGTCAGATTATGCTATAAACCTTAAGAATGATTCTAAAAGAAACCTTCAGAAGAGAAATCATGCGTATACTCTCTTTCGACCTTCCCAGCACAGGTTTGAAGCAGCTGTTCAACAGGTTGATGCAATGTTTCCAAAAGATTTCACGAGCATTGGACAAAATTTACCTTCTGAGACCTCCCGTGTCCTTCCCAATGTCCAAGAAGTGGATGAATTGGGTGGCAGATTTAGTGAAAAATCAACTAACAGAGCTAGCATTAACGTGTCTAAGGAGCAGGAAAATTATATGGAGGATTCTAATCTAGTAATATGCAGGATATGTGAGGAACTCGTTCCTATTACTCATCTGGAGTCTCATTCATATATATGTGCCTATGCAGACAAATGTTATCTGAATTCTTTAGATGTAAATGAGCGTCTTATAAGACTTGCAGAGCTACTGGAACAGCTAGTAGAGTCTCGTAATCTCAGCATTCAAGCTACAGATGAGAGCCCTGAATATTCAAGGATGCAATTAGCAGATTCTGCAGTAGCATCTGAAGTTTATTCGCCTAAGGTAAATGAATTCCGGAATAGGGGGATGGATGGGATGTTTGAGGATATTCATGAGATGGACACTGCCTGTATAGAAGATTCCCAAATCGCAAGTTTTATTAACTCCAAAGGCTACTGGGGCAGCAAGCTCAATCTTTATGGTCCACCTTCTTCAACTGGGAGCATGACATCAGCCTCATCAACAAATACTCCTAGGGCTGGAAGTTTTGACCTATTCTGGCTAGATCACAATAATCCATCTGAGTTGGAGGATGTAAAACAG ATGGCTGACCTTGCGGACATTGCTCGCTGTGTGGCAGGCACTGATCTTTCAGATGAAGGATCCAATGAATTTCTACTTGCTTGCATGGAAGATTTGCAGGATGTACTGCAACAGAGCAAGCTCAGAGCTCTTGTTGTAGATACGTTCGGTGGTCGAATAGAAAATCTTCTGCG AGAGAAATTTTTACTTGCTTGCAATCTGGTGGACCCAAAAAGTGATATTCAGCGTCCAGAAAGTGCCAAAATGCTGCTGGATAATGGATCTCAGAGTAGTACAATCTCTACACCTTCACATCCCTTGCATAAAGAACGAACaagtattgatgattttgaaatTATCAAGCCCATCAGTAGGGGAGCCTTTGGTAAAGTCTATCTGGCTCGAAAGCGAACAACTGGGGATTTGTTTGCAATTAAG GTGCTCAAGAAAATGGACATGTTGCGGAAGAATGATATTGACCGTATTTTGGCAGAGCGAAACATCTTGATAACTGTACGGAATCCTTTTGTG GTTCGGTTCTTCTATTCATTTACCAGTACGGACCATCTTTACTTGGTAATGGAATACCTAAATGGTGGAGATTTGTACTCTTTGCTTCAGAAAGTTGGTTGCCTTGAAGAAGATGTGGCTCGTATATATATTTCAGAATTG GTCCTTGCATTGGAATACCTTCATTCTCTGGGAATTGTGCATCGTGATCTGAAACCAGACAACATATTAATTGCACATGATGGGCATATCAAG CTTACAGATTTTGGGCTGTCAAAGATTGGTCTTATGAACAGTACAAGTGATTTATCAAGATGTGAGACAAAGGAAAATAATGTTTCGGGTGATCATGGTCAGAACAATCCAGATACTGTTGATAGATGTCAGCGATCAGCTGTTGGCACTCCAGACTACTTGGCACCTGAAATTCTTCTTGGAACACAACATG GTTATGCGGCAGACTGGTGGTCTGTTGGAATTATACTATTTGAACTCATTACAGGATTTCCACCGTTCACTGCTGAACTTCCAGAG ATAATCTTTGACAATATACTAAACAGGAGTATTCCTTGGCCTTCTGTTCCTATTGAGATGTCCCACGAAGCCCAAGACTTGATTGACAG GTTTCTTGACCATGACCCAGATCTGCGGCTTGGAGCAAAGGGAGCATCAGAG GTCAAAGCACATCCCTTTTTCAGGGGAGTTGACTGGGACAATCTAGCTTTACAAAAG GCTGCCTTTGTACCACAACCTGAAAGTATGGATGACACAAGCTATTTTGTCTCCCGGTATAATTCGATTGGACTACAGGATGATGGGGATTGTAGTGATACTGCTTCTGATGTTTCTGATTTGTGCTCAAATTCTGGGCTTGAG AAGATGGACGAATGTGGTGATCTTGCTGAGTTCGATTCTTCTCCTCTTGATCTTTCTTCGATTAATTTTTCCTTCAAG